Proteins encoded by one window of Clostridium perfringens:
- a CDS encoding zinc-ribbon domain-containing protein, translated as MSDKTLKCRDCGSEFIFSVGEQEFYKEKGFENEPTRCISCRRAKKEQNRR; from the coding sequence ATGTCAGATAAAACATTAAAATGCAGAGATTGCGGAAGTGAATTCATATTTTCAGTAGGAGAGCAAGAATTCTACAAAGAAAAAGGATTTGAAAATGAGCCAACAAGATGTATATCTTGTAGAAGAGCTAAAAAAGAGCAAAATAGAAGATAA
- a CDS encoding SEC-C metal-binding domain-containing protein — protein sequence MSLYKQWTDMVVEYVKVKGEAAFWKEYSDVETKIYKDLLANHKEVKKATIADLAKEYGTTEEFVMGFVDGINDSLKTPYDLEKVESNTELSFDIDFENLYYNMLDAKADYLFNLPQWDAIFSGEKRREIQFRYRDSKTVRNEEVKVGRNEPCPCGSGKKYKKCCGK from the coding sequence ATGAGTTTATATAAGCAATGGACAGACATGGTTGTAGAATATGTTAAGGTTAAGGGAGAAGCTGCATTCTGGAAAGAATATAGTGATGTAGAAACTAAAATATACAAAGATTTATTAGCTAATCACAAAGAAGTTAAGAAAGCTACAATTGCAGATTTAGCTAAAGAATACGGTACAACAGAAGAGTTTGTAATGGGATTCGTAGATGGAATAAACGATAGTTTAAAAACTCCATATGACTTAGAAAAAGTTGAAAGCAATACAGAATTATCATTTGATATAGACTTTGAAAATTTATACTATAATATGTTAGATGCAAAAGCAGATTACTTATTTAACTTACCTCAATGGGATGCTATATTCTCAGGAGAAAAGAGAAGAGAAATCCAATTCAGATACAGAGATTCAAAAACTGTAAGAAATGAAGAAGTTAAAGTTGGAAGAAATGAACCATGTCCATGTGGAAGTGGAAAGAAATATAAAAAGTGTTGTGGAAAATAA
- a CDS encoding lactate utilization protein yields MDKNVMWLRECRINKVIKALEENNMNGYLVNSKEELISKIEELTNSGDIVACGGSMSLFEAGVIDHLRSGRYEFLDRYKEGLKPEDIKKIYRGAFSSDVYFTSTNAITEEGEIYNVDGNGNRVAAMLYGPDKVIIVAGYNKIVENLSEAIQRNRRISAPANAKRLNKKTPCAKVGNCMDCKSPEKICREYTLIRSQSNSNRIHVIFLNEELGY; encoded by the coding sequence ATGGATAAGAATGTTATGTGGTTAAGAGAATGTAGAATTAATAAAGTTATAAAAGCTTTAGAAGAAAATAATATGAATGGATATTTAGTAAATTCAAAAGAAGAACTTATAAGTAAGATAGAAGAATTAACTAATAGTGGAGATATAGTAGCTTGCGGAGGCTCTATGTCCTTATTTGAAGCTGGAGTTATAGATCATCTTAGAAGTGGAAGATATGAATTTTTAGATAGATATAAAGAGGGGTTAAAACCTGAAGATATAAAAAAGATATACAGAGGTGCCTTTTCATCAGATGTATATTTCACAAGTACAAATGCAATTACTGAAGAGGGTGAAATATATAATGTTGATGGTAATGGAAACAGAGTAGCAGCTATGCTTTATGGACCAGATAAGGTCATAATTGTAGCAGGATATAATAAAATTGTTGAAAATTTAAGTGAAGCTATACAAAGAAATAGAAGGATTTCAGCTCCTGCTAATGCAAAAAGATTAAATAAGAAAACACCTTGTGCTAAGGTGGGAAATTGCATGGATTGTAAAAGTCCAGAAAAGATATGTAGAGAATATACTTTAATCAGAAGTCAAAGTAATTCAAATAGAATACATGTAATATTTTTAAATGAAGAATTAGGATATTAA
- a CDS encoding DUF2871 domain-containing protein: MKKYFNLATFYLILGLAMGVFYREFTKINGFEGKTSLSIIHTHILTFGFIFFILVLLLEKNFKLSQNKNFKKWCIFYNISLIYLVVTFTIRGTFQVLGHDFVGLNHISGLSHVLLSIALIWFTIICNKAIKN, translated from the coding sequence ATGAAAAAATATTTTAACTTAGCAACTTTTTATTTAATTTTAGGACTAGCTATGGGTGTATTTTATAGGGAATTTACAAAGATTAATGGATTTGAAGGAAAAACATCACTATCAATTATTCATACTCATATCTTAACTTTTGGATTTATATTTTTTATTTTAGTTTTACTTTTAGAGAAGAACTTTAAGTTATCCCAAAATAAAAATTTTAAAAAATGGTGTATTTTTTATAATATTTCATTAATATACTTAGTAGTTACATTTACTATTAGGGGAACATTTCAAGTATTAGGTCATGATTTTGTAGGTTTAAATCATATATCTGGTCTTTCACATGTTCTTTTAAGTATAGCTTTGATATGGTTTACAATTATATGTAATAAAGCTATAAAAAATTGA
- a CDS encoding GerMN domain-containing protein: MKKGMILLILSSFLLVGCDSIKMDKLAANNNERVKTIANDLIGDIDLSLYFDGTKDEQNPKIEQQEILVDGDEILGQYLIQALIQGPSQKGSLAPILPKDTKLLSFDIKDDIAIINLSKEAIVNMSATKEQATLEGIIATITQIPSINKINILVDNQMVDSLGGNFDISKPFGKEDIPNLKINN, encoded by the coding sequence ATGAAAAAAGGGATGATTTTATTAATTCTATCATCTTTTTTGTTAGTTGGATGTGACAGCATAAAAATGGATAAGTTAGCAGCTAACAATAATGAGAGGGTAAAAACAATAGCTAATGATTTAATAGGAGATATTGATTTATCTTTATACTTTGATGGAACTAAGGATGAACAAAATCCTAAAATAGAGCAACAAGAAATACTTGTTGATGGTGATGAAATTTTAGGGCAGTATTTAATACAAGCTCTTATTCAAGGGCCATCTCAAAAGGGAAGTTTAGCTCCTATATTACCTAAGGATACTAAATTATTATCTTTTGATATAAAAGATGATATTGCAATCATAAATTTAAGCAAAGAAGCTATTGTAAATATGAGTGCAACTAAAGAACAGGCAACCTTAGAAGGTATAATAGCTACAATAACCCAAATACCAAGTATTAATAAGATTAATATACTTGTTGATAATCAAATGGTTGATTCATTAGGTGGTAATTTTGACATTAGTAAACCTTTCGGAAAAGAAGATATACCTAATTTAAAGATAAATAATTAG
- a CDS encoding UDP-N-acetylglucosamine 1-carboxyvinyltransferase → MNRLIINGGKALKGSIEINGAKNAAVAILPAAILASKGECIIDNVPDIADVHCLERIIRSLGCNVEKLDNNTLKINAEEIKTVEACGNDVRKMRASYYFIGALLARFKEAKVELPGGCPIGVRPIDQHIKGFEALGAKVSIEHGAVNIMAEKLIGTNIFFDVVSVGATINLMIAATLAEGTTVLENAAREPHVVDVANFLNAMGANVKGAGTDVIRIKGVKELKGCNYSVVPDQIEAGTFMIAAAATRGDVTIQNVIPKHLESISAKLLEMGAKVEEGDDSVRVYVDGDLKGVNLKTAPYPGFPTDVQQPMCTLLSTAKGRSIIVETIWENRHKHVDELKKMGATIKVEGRSAIIDGVDRLTGAVVKATDLRAGAAMVIAGLISDGVTEITSIEHIDRGYPHIEEKFRMLGADIVRK, encoded by the coding sequence ATGAATAGATTAATTATAAATGGCGGTAAAGCTTTAAAGGGATCTATAGAAATAAACGGAGCTAAAAATGCTGCCGTAGCTATATTACCGGCAGCTATACTAGCTAGCAAAGGTGAATGTATTATTGATAATGTACCAGATATAGCTGATGTACATTGCTTAGAGAGAATAATTAGATCATTAGGATGTAATGTTGAAAAATTGGATAATAACACATTAAAGATAAATGCTGAAGAAATAAAAACTGTAGAAGCTTGTGGAAATGATGTAAGAAAAATGAGAGCTTCTTATTATTTCATAGGAGCACTTTTAGCACGTTTTAAAGAGGCTAAAGTTGAACTTCCAGGAGGTTGTCCAATAGGAGTTAGACCTATTGACCAACATATAAAAGGATTTGAAGCACTAGGAGCTAAGGTTTCAATAGAGCATGGTGCTGTAAATATAATGGCAGAAAAATTAATAGGAACAAATATATTCTTTGACGTAGTAAGTGTTGGAGCTACTATAAACCTTATGATAGCGGCAACTTTAGCAGAAGGAACTACAGTGTTAGAAAATGCTGCAAGAGAGCCACACGTAGTAGACGTAGCAAACTTTTTAAATGCTATGGGAGCTAATGTTAAAGGGGCAGGGACGGATGTCATAAGAATCAAAGGTGTTAAGGAATTAAAAGGCTGTAATTATAGTGTTGTACCTGATCAAATAGAAGCAGGAACATTTATGATAGCAGCGGCAGCTACAAGAGGAGACGTAACAATTCAAAATGTTATACCAAAGCACTTAGAATCAATTTCAGCTAAGCTTTTAGAAATGGGAGCTAAAGTAGAAGAGGGAGACGATAGTGTTAGAGTTTATGTTGATGGAGATTTAAAAGGAGTAAATTTAAAAACTGCTCCATATCCAGGATTCCCAACAGACGTTCAACAACCAATGTGTACTCTACTATCTACAGCTAAAGGTAGAAGTATAATAGTTGAAACTATATGGGAAAATAGACATAAGCATGTAGATGAACTTAAAAAAATGGGAGCTACTATAAAAGTTGAAGGAAGATCAGCTATTATAGATGGTGTAGATAGACTTACAGGGGCTGTTGTTAAGGCTACTGACTTAAGAGCAGGAGCTGCAATGGTTATCGCAGGTTTAATTTCTGATGGAGTTACAGAAATAACAAGTATTGAACACATAGATAGAGGATACCCTCATATAGAAGAAAAGTTCAGAATGCTTGGTGCTGATATAGTCAGAAAATAA
- a CDS encoding MBL fold metallo-hydrolase, with product MIFCSLYSGSSGNSILVGSKKTKILIDAGLSGKKIIDGLQEVGQNPNEIDGIFITHEHSDHIKGAGILSRKFNIPIYANELTWKAMEKSLGKIKEENIKIMPKRSTMSLNDLDITSFNTPHDSVASTGYTIKHKGKSASIATDIGTFTEEILRNIRESEVILLESNHDVQMVKFGPYPYELKRRVLSEVGHLSNEDCGKAIVDIMKHDKHRKIILGHLSNTNNVPELAEQAVINVLNAHKINIGKDLELKLADRHKPSSYISF from the coding sequence ATGATTTTTTGTTCACTATATAGTGGAAGCAGTGGTAATAGCATATTAGTAGGTTCAAAAAAAACTAAAATACTAATTGATGCAGGATTATCAGGCAAAAAAATAATAGATGGTTTACAAGAAGTAGGTCAAAATCCAAATGAGATTGATGGTATTTTCATAACCCATGAGCATAGTGACCATATAAAAGGAGCAGGTATATTATCAAGAAAATTTAATATACCTATATATGCAAATGAGCTTACTTGGAAAGCCATGGAGAAATCCCTAGGAAAAATAAAAGAAGAAAATATAAAAATTATGCCTAAGAGAAGCACCATGAGTTTAAATGATTTAGATATAACATCTTTTAATACTCCACACGATTCTGTGGCTTCAACAGGTTATACTATAAAGCACAAAGGAAAAAGTGCAAGTATTGCGACTGATATTGGAACATTTACAGAGGAAATATTAAGAAATATTAGAGAATCTGAAGTTATTTTATTAGAATCAAATCATGATGTACAGATGGTTAAGTTTGGACCATACCCTTATGAACTAAAAAGAAGGGTACTTAGTGAGGTTGGACATTTATCTAATGAAGATTGCGGAAAAGCTATCGTTGATATAATGAAGCATGATAAGCATAGAAAAATAATATTAGGTCATTTAAGCAATACTAATAATGTGCCAGAATTAGCTGAACAAGCTGTTATTAATGTATTAAATGCACATAAAATTAACATAGGGAAAGATTTAGAGCTTAAGTTAGCAGATAGACATAAACCAAGTAGTTATATAAGTTTTTAA
- a CDS encoding HsmA family protein produces MSKELIIAIIFMNLALLFYSIGVWSEKIQKTLKLWHLAFFYLGLICDTTGTGAMEKIAGGINFSFHTITGGAALILMLVHAIWATVVLVKKDKNMIAKFHKFSIIVWVIWLIPFFTGAAMHML; encoded by the coding sequence ATGTCAAAAGAATTAATTATAGCAATAATATTTATGAATTTAGCACTATTATTTTATAGTATAGGTGTTTGGTCTGAAAAGATTCAAAAAACTTTAAAACTATGGCACTTAGCATTTTTCTACTTAGGTCTAATTTGTGATACTACAGGAACTGGAGCTATGGAAAAGATAGCTGGGGGAATAAACTTTAGTTTCCACACAATAACAGGTGGAGCAGCATTAATATTAATGTTAGTACATGCTATCTGGGCAACTGTAGTTTTAGTAAAGAAAGATAAAAATATGATAGCTAAATTCCACAAATTTAGTATAATTGTTTGGGTAATTTGGTTAATACCATTCTTTACAGGAGCTGCAATGCATATGCTATAA
- the rlmH gene encoding 23S rRNA (pseudouridine(1915)-N(3))-methyltransferase RlmH, protein MNITVISVGKLKEKYLKQAIDEYSKRLSRYCKLEIIELPDEKTPDNASEKEELQIKEKEGKLILSKIKDNMHVIAMDLKGNEITSEKFSKYIENCGVMGNSNITFVIGGSLGLSQEVIKRADYKLCFSKMTFPHQLFRVMLLEQVYRAFRIMKNEPYHK, encoded by the coding sequence ATGAATATAACAGTTATTTCAGTAGGGAAACTAAAGGAAAAGTATTTAAAGCAAGCTATAGATGAGTATTCAAAAAGATTAAGTAGATATTGCAAATTAGAAATAATAGAACTTCCTGATGAGAAAACACCAGATAATGCTTCAGAAAAAGAGGAGCTTCAAATAAAAGAAAAAGAAGGTAAGTTAATACTTTCAAAAATAAAGGATAATATGCATGTAATTGCTATGGATTTAAAAGGTAATGAAATAACTTCTGAGAAATTTTCAAAGTATATAGAGAATTGTGGAGTTATGGGAAATTCAAATATTACCTTTGTAATTGGAGGAAGCCTTGGTTTATCACAAGAAGTAATAAAAAGAGCTGATTACAAATTATGCTTTTCAAAAATGACATTTCCCCATCAATTATTTAGAGTAATGTTATTAGAACAAGTTTATAGAGCATTTAGAATTATGAAGAATGAACCTTATCACAAATAA
- a CDS encoding InlB B-repeat-containing protein — protein MALIVALSAQGMETVYAQDIVDTVENRIEVQESNYASLKVITEGKGTVAINGQTLTGGDVSVKAGESVRVNVNPAEGYELDKVEVNGVVLTKDNAPSAMESLANGYFDYTFWGDQANSIKVTFAKVETNQTILNVTTEGKGSVEINGQTLTGGDVSVKTGESVRVKVNPSEGYELDKVEVNGVVLTKDNAPSAMESLANGYFDYTFWGDQANSVKVTFAKVETNQTTLKVTTEGNGSVEINGQTLTGGDVLVKTGESVRVKVNPAEGYKVDKVEVNGIVLTKDNAASAVESLAKNGYFDYTFWGDQANSIKVTFSKVETNQTILNVTTEGNGSVEINGQTLTGGDVSVKPGESVRVKVNPAAGYKLDKVEVNGIILTKDNAASAVESLAKNGYFDYTFWGDQANSIKVTFAKVEAKETVINVTTEGKGTVVLNNQELTGGDVLVKTGEEVRVKVNPAEGYKLDKVEVNGIVLTKDNAASAVESLAKNGYFDYTFWGDQANSIKITFAKLETNQTILNVTTEGNGSVEINGQTLTGGDVLVKTGEEVRVTVNPAEGYKVDKVEVNGIVLTKDNAASAVESLAKNGYFDYTFWGDQANSIKITFSKVENSDNPTEEQKPGDEQKPGDEQKPGEEQKPGDEQKPGDEQKPGDEQKPGEEQKPGDEQKPGDEQKPGDEQKPGEEQKPGEEQKPGDEQKPSEEQKPGEEQKPGDEQKPGEEQKPGEEQKPGDEQKPSEEQKPGEEQKPGDEQKPGEEQKPGEEQKPGDEEIKEELPQTGAPVNAASMGMLGLTSLLGGLFLKKKR, from the coding sequence ATGGCGCTGATAGTTGCATTATCAGCTCAGGGGATGGAAACTGTATATGCACAAGATATAGTTGATACAGTTGAAAATAGAATAGAAGTTCAAGAGTCAAACTATGCTTCATTAAAGGTTATAACTGAAGGAAAAGGAACAGTAGCAATAAATGGCCAAACTTTAACTGGTGGAGATGTATCAGTAAAAGCTGGTGAATCAGTAAGAGTAAATGTAAATCCAGCAGAAGGATATGAATTAGATAAGGTAGAAGTTAATGGTGTAGTATTAACAAAAGACAATGCACCATCAGCAATGGAAAGCTTAGCTAATGGATATTTTGATTATACATTCTGGGGAGACCAAGCAAACTCAATAAAAGTAACATTTGCTAAGGTTGAAACTAATCAAACAATACTAAATGTAACAACAGAAGGAAAAGGATCAGTAGAAATAAATGGACAAACTTTAACTGGTGGAGATGTATCAGTAAAAACTGGTGAATCAGTAAGAGTAAAAGTAAATCCATCAGAAGGATATGAATTAGATAAGGTAGAAGTTAATGGTGTAGTATTAACAAAAGACAATGCACCATCAGCAATGGAAAGCTTAGCTAATGGATATTTTGACTATACATTCTGGGGAGATCAAGCAAACTCAGTAAAAGTAACATTTGCTAAAGTTGAAACTAATCAAACAACATTAAAAGTAACAACAGAAGGAAATGGATCAGTAGAAATAAATGGTCAAACTCTAACTGGAGGAGACGTATTAGTAAAAACTGGTGAATCAGTAAGAGTAAAAGTAAATCCAGCAGAAGGATACAAAGTAGACAAAGTAGAAGTTAATGGAATTGTCTTAACAAAAGACAATGCAGCATCAGCGGTAGAAAGCTTAGCTAAGAATGGATATTTTGACTATACATTCTGGGGAGATCAAGCAAACTCAATAAAAGTAACATTTTCTAAAGTTGAAACTAATCAAACAATACTAAATGTAACAACAGAAGGAAATGGATCAGTAGAAATAAATGGACAAACTTTAACTGGTGGAGATGTATCAGTAAAACCTGGTGAATCAGTAAGAGTAAAAGTAAATCCAGCAGCAGGATATAAATTAGATAAAGTAGAAGTTAATGGAATTATCTTAACAAAAGATAATGCAGCATCAGCAGTAGAAAGCTTAGCTAAGAATGGATATTTTGACTATACATTCTGGGGAGATCAAGCAAACTCAATAAAAGTAACATTTGCTAAGGTTGAAGCTAAGGAAACAGTTATAAATGTAACAACTGAGGGAAAAGGAACAGTAGTACTAAATAACCAAGAGCTAACTGGTGGAGACGTATTAGTAAAGACTGGAGAAGAAGTAAGAGTAAAAGTAAATCCAGCAGAGGGATATAAATTAGATAAAGTAGAAGTTAATGGAATTGTCTTAACAAAAGACAATGCAGCATCAGCAGTAGAAAGCTTAGCTAAGAATGGATACTTTGACTATACATTCTGGGGAGACCAAGCAAACTCAATAAAAATAACATTTGCTAAGCTTGAAACTAATCAAACAATACTAAATGTAACAACAGAAGGAAATGGATCAGTAGAAATAAATGGTCAAACTCTAACTGGAGGAGACGTATTAGTAAAGACTGGAGAAGAAGTAAGAGTAACAGTTAACCCAGCAGAAGGATACAAAGTAGACAAAGTAGAAGTTAATGGAATTGTCTTAACAAAAGACAATGCAGCATCAGCAGTAGAAAGCTTAGCTAAGAATGGATACTTTGACTATACATTCTGGGGAGACCAAGCAAACTCAATAAAAATAACATTTTCTAAGGTGGAAAACTCTGATAATCCTACAGAAGAGCAAAAGCCAGGAGATGAACAAAAACCAGGAGATGAACAAAAACCAGGTGAAGAGCAAAAGCCAGGAGATGAACAAAAGCCAGGAGATGAACAAAAACCAGGAGATGAACAAAAACCAGGTGAAGAGCAAAAGCCAGGAGATGAACAAAAGCCAGGAGATGAACAAAAACCAGGAGATGAACAAAAACCAGGTGAAGAGCAAAAGCCAGGTGAAGAACAAAAGCCAGGAGATGAGCAAAAACCAAGTGAAGAGCAAAAGCCAGGTGAAGAACAAAAACCAGGAGATGAGCAAAAACCAGGTGAAGAGCAAAAGCCAGGTGAAGAACAAAAGCCAGGAGATGAGCAAAAACCAAGTGAAGAGCAAAAGCCAGGTGAAGAACAAAAACCAGGAGATGAGCAAAAACCAGGTGAAGAGCAAAAGCCAGGTGAAGAACAAAAACCAGGAGATGAGGAAATAAAAGAAGAACTACCTCAAACAGGTGCACCTGTTAATGCAGCTTCTATGGGCATGCTAGGACTAACATCTTTACTTGGAGGATTATTCCTAAAGAAAAAGAGATAA
- a CDS encoding phage holin family protein, protein MGNESYRKQNSDGSILKWIGRFVLVAIVLVITSFVTPGFSIHGLWSFLLAAVVISVLDYLVELFMGVDASPFGKGIKGFIIAAIIIYLTQFLVPNMGVSIIGALLAAVVIGIIDAVIPNKIM, encoded by the coding sequence ATGGGAAATGAAAGTTATAGAAAACAAAATAGTGATGGTAGCATATTAAAGTGGATAGGAAGATTTGTTTTAGTTGCCATAGTATTAGTAATAACATCATTTGTAACTCCAGGATTTTCAATACATGGACTATGGTCATTTTTATTAGCTGCTGTCGTAATATCAGTGTTAGATTATTTAGTAGAATTATTTATGGGTGTTGATGCATCACCATTTGGGAAAGGAATAAAAGGTTTTATAATAGCTGCAATAATAATATATTTAACTCAATTCTTAGTTCCAAACATGGGAGTTTCAATTATAGGAGCATTACTGGCTGCTGTAGTTATAGGAATAATAGATGCTGTAATTCCAAATAAAATTATGTAA
- a CDS encoding 2'-5' RNA ligase family protein: MKYYLVALFDEESCKSLESIQRGLLRKYKLPRNHISLHIPLETIDNPNLDKLDEVVLKLIKPYKKFKIELTGSAEFNESTNKALNLQIENKGYIKKIHRLFNDMLKLHGFNVRERVDSPLYIPINTPNFKENHKKNNTQPTVFNLRESSQKNILKISKIELWRFQNNKREIPVKSYDLRNY, encoded by the coding sequence ATGAAATATTATTTAGTAGCATTGTTTGATGAGGAGTCTTGTAAATCCCTTGAATCAATTCAAAGAGGTTTATTAAGAAAATACAAATTACCAAGAAATCATATAAGTTTACACATTCCTCTTGAAACAATTGATAACCCCAATCTAGATAAACTAGATGAAGTGGTCCTTAAATTAATCAAACCTTATAAGAAATTTAAGATAGAGTTAACTGGTAGTGCTGAGTTTAATGAAAGTACTAATAAAGCTCTAAACTTACAAATCGAAAACAAAGGTTATATTAAAAAAATTCATAGATTATTCAATGATATGTTAAAGTTACATGGTTTTAATGTTAGGGAGCGTGTTGACTCTCCTCTATACATACCTATAAACACCCCTAACTTTAAAGAAAATCATAAAAAGAATAATACGCAACCTACTGTTTTTAACTTAAGAGAATCTTCTCAAAAGAACATATTAAAAATTTCTAAAATAGAACTTTGGAGATTTCAAAATAACAAAAGAGAAATCCCTGTAAAATCATACGATCTAAGAAATTACTAA
- a CDS encoding SDR family oxidoreductase produces the protein MNPYCDNSINFEKLPKKFPPQHQSVQPGIESIMVPSPIFDNPDYKGSEKLKGKSVLITGGDSGIGRAVSIAFAKEGANIVISYLYENDDAETTKKYVEKYGGKCYLVPGDISNKNFCEKLVRFTVETLGGIDVLINNAGVQFPQNNINCISQEQLELTFKINIFSMFYLTQEALKYMKRGSTIVNTTSVTAYQGKENLIDYSSTKGAVVTFTRSLSQSIVKNGIRVNAVAPGPIWTPLIVSSFSEEEVARFGSDVPMKRAGQPFELAPAYVYLASDDSSYVTGQVLHVNGGTMVDS, from the coding sequence ATGAATCCATATTGTGATAATAGTATAAACTTTGAAAAGTTACCAAAGAAATTCCCACCTCAACATCAATCAGTTCAACCTGGAATAGAATCAATAATGGTTCCTAGTCCTATATTTGATAATCCTGATTATAAGGGCAGTGAAAAATTAAAAGGAAAATCAGTTCTTATTACTGGTGGTGATAGTGGAATTGGTAGAGCAGTTTCTATAGCATTTGCAAAAGAAGGAGCAAATATTGTAATCTCTTATCTTTACGAAAATGATGATGCTGAAACCACAAAGAAATATGTAGAAAAATATGGTGGAAAATGCTACTTAGTTCCTGGTGATATTTCTAATAAAAACTTCTGTGAAAAATTAGTTAGATTTACAGTGGAAACTTTAGGTGGGATAGATGTTTTAATAAATAATGCTGGAGTTCAATTCCCTCAAAATAATATAAACTGTATTTCACAAGAGCAACTTGAATTAACCTTTAAAATAAATATTTTCTCAATGTTCTATCTTACACAAGAAGCTTTAAAATACATGAAAAGAGGAAGTACAATAGTAAATACTACCTCTGTTACTGCTTACCAAGGCAAGGAAAATCTTATAGATTACTCCTCAACCAAAGGTGCTGTAGTTACCTTTACAAGATCACTTTCACAATCAATCGTTAAAAATGGAATAAGAGTTAACGCAGTAGCTCCAGGTCCTATTTGGACTCCTCTTATAGTATCAAGTTTTTCAGAGGAAGAAGTAGCTCGTTTTGGATCTGATGTCCCAATGAAACGTGCTGGTCAACCTTTTGAACTCGCACCAGCATATGTCTACTTAGCATCTGATGATTCCTCCTACGTAACAGGACAAGTTCTTCATGTAAATGGTGGAACTATGGTAGATAGTTAA